In the genome of Arthrobacter sp. PAMC25284, the window CGCGAGTTCGAAGCCGGCCGCGGCATCCCGGACATCATCGCCGTCGAGCAGGACGCCTCCGGTTCCGCCTGGGATCTGGCGAAGTCCTACGCCAAGGCGATCGGCGGAACCCGCGCCGGCGTCATCAAGACCACCTTCACCGAAGAGACCGAAACGGACCTCTTCGGCGAGCAGGCTGTCCTGTGCGGCGGCGTGTCCCAGCTGGTCCAGTACGGCTTCGAGACCCTGACCGAGGCCGGCTACCAGCCGGAAATCGCCTACTTCGAGGTGCTGCACGAGCTCAAGCTCATCGTTGACCTCATGTGGGAGGGCGGCATTGCCAAGCAGCGCTGGAGCGTCTCCGACACCGCCGAATACGGCGACTACGTCTCCGGCCCGCGCGTCATCACCCCCGAGGTGAAGGAGAACATGCAGGCTGTCCTGAAGGACATCCAGGAGGGTGCCTTCGCCAAGCGGTTCATTGACGACCAGGATGCCGGCGCACCTGAGTTCAAGGAGCTGCGGGCCAAGGCCGAGCAGCACCCGATCGAAGCCGTTGGCCGCGATCTGCGGTCGCTTTTCGCATGGCAGCAGCAGGACACGGACTACGTCGAAGGTTCTGCAGCCCGCTAGGCTTAACCCGGCAGGGAAGCCGGACACCATACTGGGGTCCGGCTTCCCTGCTTTTCAGCGTCAACCGTTTCACCAATATCCGCGCCTGTTATACAAGAGAGCTAAAGAGGTCACCGGTGACAAGCACCAAACCTGTTGTACTCCTCGCTGAGGAACTTTCGCCCGCCACCGTCGAGGCCCTCGGCCCGGACTTCGAGATCCGCCAGACCGACGGCGCCGACCGTTCCCAGTTGCTCTCCGCAATCGTCGACGTCGACGCCATCCTCGTCCGGTCGGCCACGCAGGTCGACGCCGAGGCCATCGCCGCGGCGAAGAACCTCAAGATCATCGCCCGTGCCGGCGTCGGCCTGGACAACGTCGATATCAAGGCTGCCACGCAGGGGCGGCGTGATGGTGGTCAACGCCCCGACCTCGAACATCATCTCCGCAGCCGAACTGACAGTCGGCCACATCCTGAGCCTGGCCCGTCACATCCCGCAGGCCAGCGCCGCCCTCAAGGATGGCGAGTGGAAGCGCTCCAAGTACACCGGTACCGAGCTCTATGAAAAGAAAATCGGCATCATCGGACTGGGCCGGATCGGCGCCCTCGTCGCGGCCCGGCTCAAGGGCTTCGAGACCCAGATCCTCGCGTACGATCCCTACATCACCGCAGCCCGGGCGGCCCAGCTCGGCGTGCAGCTGGTGACCCTTGACGAGTTGCTCGCGCAGGCGGACTTCATCACCATCCACATGCCCAAGACCCCGGAGACCGTCGGTATGCTCGGCGCGGACGCCTTCCGGAAGATGAAGGGCACCGCGTACGTCGTCAACGTCGCCCGCGGTGGCCTGGTGGACGAAGAGGCCCTGTACACGGCGCTGGAGTCTGGTGAGATCGCCGGCGCCGGCGTCGACGTCTTCGTCAAAGAGCCCAGCACCGACCTGCCGTTCTTCAAGCTCGACAACGTCGTGGTGACCCCGCACCTGGGCGCCTCCACTGATGAGGCGCAGGAGAAGGCCGGTGTGTCGGTGGCCAAATCCGTCCGCCTGGCACTGGCCGGCGAACTCGTCCCCGACGCCGTCAACGTCGCCGGCGGCATCATCGACCCCGATGTCCGTCCCGGCATCCCGCTGATCGAGAAGCTGGGCCGGATCTTCACCGCGCTGACCCACGCCTCCCTGACACAGTTCGACGTCGAGGTTGCCGGCGAGATCTCAACCCTTGATGTGAAGGTGCTGGAACTCTCGGCGCTGAAGGGAATCTTTGCCGATATCGTGACCGAGCAGGTCTCCTACGTCAACGCCCCCGTCATCGCCGAACAGCGCGGTATCAACGTCCGCCTCATCACCACTCCGGACACCGAGTCCTACCGCAATGTGCTGACCCTGCGCGGGGCGCTTAGCGACGGAAGCCAGATTTCCGTGGCAGGAACCCTGACCGGGCCAAAGCAGATCCAGAAGCTCGTCGGCGTGAACGGCTTCGAAGTGGAAATCCCGATCAGCGAACACCTCGTGGTGGTCGCCTACGCGGACCGTCCCGGCGTGATCGGTACGATCGGCCACATCCTGGGCATGAACAACATCAACATTGCCGGCATGCAGGTGGCACGCCAGACCGAGGGCGGCCAGGTGCTGGCGCTGCTCACGATCGACAGTTCCGTGCCGCAGCAGGTCCTTGACGCGATCAAGGGCCGGCATCGGCGCTGACATGGTCCGCGAGGTTGATCTCGAGGACTGACACCCGATGTGACGCGCGGCGCCTGTCGAACGGTGCCGCGCGTCATTGAACGGGCAGCTCTCCGCGTACAATGGCTACGTCCGATACTTCGGATCCGGCCGGTTAACCGGCCATTACTTTTGCGCGCCCGGCAGGGGACGCCCCCACTTCCGCACGGAATATAGGTGGCGTGCGCACGCAATCCAGCTTTCAGGAGCCCAATGAACGCCGTCCAGAGGTTCATCAGAAGCCGAGTGCTTCTGCTGACCGCGTCCATTTTGATCGTGGCCATGGGCCTTTCGGTCCTTGTCCAGACCCAGTCGCAGGCAGCACTGAACCGGACTGTGGACCAGAACTCCCGTGGCCTCTACGACATTCTGGTTCACGCCAGCCCGGGGGATAACGGGGCCCTGATGCAGCCGGATATCGCCACCGGCCAGGGCGGCATCGGCTTCGACCAGCTGGACGCCATCCGCAAGCTCTCCGGCACGTCTGTTGCCGCTCCCATCAGCCTGGTTTCCCGCGTGACGCAAAACCTCGAGTCCCCGCGGCTCGAAGCCACTGATTACCTCGGCTACAGCGCCGGGCTCGCCGGCACCGCGGGGGACCCGACCGCCACGGATCCGGGCAAGTGGCCGGCCGCCGAGTCGGTCCTCAACGACGCCGCCACGAAGTACCGGCTCACCGCCCACCGCCGTCAGCTCAGACGGCCACTCCGAGCAGACGCTCTTCAAAACGACGGCCGAAGGTTCCGTCGGCAAAGCCAAGCTTGTCGAAGAGGAAGTTGCCGGCGGCAAGAACGTCCGGATCCAGGGCCCCGGCAGGGAGACCGGCATCAAGTTCCCGGCCCCGGCCGGCGGATCAGAGCACACACTCTTCAACCTCGCTGTATCCCTGCCGATGGCGCCGCAGGTGGACCGAGTCCGTCGTCGCCGTCGATCCCGTCTCCGAGCGTGCGCTGCTCGGTTCCGCGGGTGACTTCCTTGCCCCGCTGGAGAAGGCTCCGCCCGCTGACGCCCGCAACGCCGGAGCGATCGGGCGTCACTTCGAAAGCCTCTTCACCAGCGGCATCAGCATGGACGAACTCAAGGAAGCCCCGACTTTCCTGGGCGTTAAGCTCAAGTACTGGGCTCCGCTGATGACCCAGTACCAGCAGGCCAAGCGCAGCGGCCAGCTCACGGACAAATCTCAGGCGATCCCGCTGATCGTCCGCTCAGGCACGTCCCTGGACCTGACGTACTCGGTCAAGATCGAGAAATCGATGCCGACGGGAACGTCACAAAAGACGTCGGCACAGCCACCCGCTCGCTCGGCAAGGACTACCTGCCGTTCGTGTCCAAGTCACCGTTCGCACTTGCCTGGGCCCGGGTCCACAGACCTGACGCAGCTCCTCGGCGACACCGGCTCGTTCGGCCAGGGCCTCTACAGCCCCGCGAACTGGAGCACCGACTTCGCGGCGGCGCCCCGGTACCAGGACGGCGAAACCCGCCGGCAACGGTGCCATGGACAAAAACTGCCACCCCCGGCGAATGGGTCACCGTGAACCGGTTGCCGGAGAAGTCCGCGAGCGGCGAACCCGTGGACCAGACCCAGCGCGAGCCCGTGGACGAGCGCGCCTACCGGGAGGGACCTGGAGACCGGCAAGCAGCTGGCGAGCCCGCTCGCCATGGTCTATGGCACCTTTGACCCCGAGCAGGTTAAGGAAGCCGCCGGCGACGTCAACCGTCTGCCGCTCGGCGGCTACGATCCGACTCCGTTCACGCTGACCCGGGATGCCGACGGCAAGGCGGTCGAAAACACTGAACTCAAGCCGTCGTTGAGCGCCACCGGACTGGCAAGCCAGTCCGCCGGTGCCATCACCCGACTACTACGGCCTCGCCGCCGCGCGCGGTTTCGAAGCCAACGCCAAGGTCATCGACGCCGTCCGGGTCCGCGCCAAGGCCGCCGGCAGCTGGAAGCAGGCGCAGCCCGAGGTAGAGAAGCTCGCCGACGAGATCCGCGGCATGGGCCTGCAGGCCACTGTGGTCGCCGGTTCCGCCCGCGAGGATGCGAACATCGCGGTACCGGGCTACTCCAAGGACGACGCCGCAAGGAATCGCCGCTGGGCGTCGTGGAGCAGTCGTGGGTCCGGCAGAACGCCGCCGACGCCGTGTCCTCGTCGCTGACCGCCACCAACCTCACGCTTTTGTTCCTGACCCTCTGCGGCGCCGCGCTCCTGACCGGAGCCCTCCACCGTGAGCTTCATCCGGAAGCGCCGCAGTGATGCCGGCATCCTGCGCGCCATGGGCTGGACGCAGAAGAAGATCCCGCAACTGGGTACTGTCCGAGTTCGGCGTCGGCGCGGTACTGCTCGCCGCCGCCGGAATCATCCTTACCCTGCTCAGCTGGAGCCTGCCGACGGCCATCGTCTCGGCGTCGGTACTGGCGCTCTACACCGGGGGCCGCACTCGTCGCGGCGCAGCAGCTGCGCCACCGGGACGTGGTGGACCAGGAACCGCAGCACGATGAGCGGCTCATTGCGGTCGATTCCCCGCTGACGTTCGCCAACCGGCAGCTGAGCACCAATAAGTTCAACACCATCTCGCTCGCCGTCGCCGTCGGAGTCTTCGGCTCGGCTGTCGGCGGACTGGCCGCGCTACTGATTGACATTCCGCGGGCAGCCGGCGCGAGCGCGCTGAGCGGGCTGGCCGCAGCCAGCATCGCCACGCCCAGCATTGTCCTGGGCGTTGCGGGCGTCGCCGTCGGCCTGATCCTGACCCTCGTGACCGGACGCTTTGAACTGCAGTCCAAGCGCCAGTACCTCGGAACCCTGGCCGCGATGGGCTGGAACCCGGGACATGCTCGGTCAGGTCCGCTTCTTTGAAACTGCCATGGTCGGGACGGTCGGCATTGCCGCTGGGTGTGCTGGGCGCCCTCGGCATCGGACTGCTCGTTGGCCCCCTATGCCGCACTGTGGGCGGCGCTTGCCGGCCTTGTGGCTGTCATCTGCTGGATTCCCATTGCAACGAAAGTGGTCAATGACTAACGACCTGAACCCCGACCGGGCGGCACACGACCGGATGACGGCGAGCACCCGCCGCACGGCGCCCACAAGACCCGGGCCAACACGATCGTCAAGGTCACGGACCACGCCACACCGCTGGAACTGAGCAATGTCACCATCCACTACGGCGGAGGCAAGGGCGGTGCGGATGCCGTCGACGTTGTTGATGATTTCAACCTGACGCTGCACGCCGGTGAGATGCACTGCGTCGCGGGCCGCTCCGGCTCGGGCAAGACCAGCATCCTGACGGTCAGTGCGGGCCCTGACCTGCCGACGTCGGGCCGGGTCTTCTGGGAAGGCGACTCACTCGAGTCGATGGCCGACGACGAAATCGCCGACCGCCGACGCGCCCTGATCGGCTATGTGGACCAGTGGCGGGGCCTTGATCGACCGGAATGAGCGCGCTGGAAAACGTCCTGCTGCCGGCCGTCCCCGACGGCGAGGTGGACCAGCGCCGCGACATGGCCAAAGACCTCCTGGACCTCGTGGGGCCTGGGCCGGCGGATGCGGCACCGTCCCGCGCAGCTCTCCGGCGGTGAGCGGCAACGGGTGGCAATCGCGCGGGGCCCTGATTCTGGGCACCCGCGTCCTGGTGGTCGACGAGCCGACGGCCAGCCTGGACCGGGCCGCGGCGAACCGCATCATCAGCATCCTCAAGGACACGACCTCCGGACGGCATCGCCGTGCTGGTGGCATCACATGACCACGAACTCGTCCGACTGAGCGATACCCTCACCGAACTGATCTAGATCAGTCATCCCTTCGCACCAAAGGTAACGTCCCTCCCGTGACATTTTCTGAAAAGACCCCGTTCTACATCACCACGGCCATCACCTACCCGAACGGTGTGCCGCACATCGGCCATGCCTACGAGTACATTGCCACCGATGCGATGGCCCGCTTCAAGCGGCTGGACGGGTTCGACGTCTTCTTCCTGACCGGAACGGACGAGCACGGAATGAAAATTGCCCAGACGGCGGAGAAGGAAGGGATCACCCCCAAGGAGCTGGTGGACCGGAACGCGGACATCTACAAGG includes:
- the ilvC gene encoding ketol-acid reductoisomerase, whose amino-acid sequence is MTEMFYDDDADLSIIQGRKVAIVGYGSQGHAHAQNLRDSGVEVVIALKEGSNSIAKAENAGFTVKTVADAAEWADVIMILAPDQYQRSIYNDSIKDKLTPGKALAFAHGFNIRFGYIEAPEGVDVILVAPKAPGHTVRREFEAGRGIPDIIAVEQDASGSAWDLAKSYAKAIGGTRAGVIKTTFTEETETDLFGEQAVLCGGVSQLVQYGFETLTEAGYQPEIAYFEVLHELKLIVDLMWEGGIAKQRWSVSDTAEYGDYVSGPRVITPEVKENMQAVLKDIQEGAFAKRFIDDQDAGAPEFKELRAKAEQHPIEAVGRDLRSLFAWQQQDTDYVEGSAAR